The following DNA comes from Heliangelus exortis chromosome 2, bHelExo1.hap1, whole genome shotgun sequence.
GCAGATGCCACCACGTGAAACACCTctttgggctgtgctggtgggtCCCTGGGGTGACCGTTTCACATCAGTGTGACTTGATCTGCACCCAGAAACATCAGAAATTCCTGTtttcaccactgagaaaagctgaTTTCCTACTGTGGTGAGCACGATGAATATCAAGCATGTTAGGATTTACCTTCTGAGTCCAGGAGGGGGGTCTCACTTACACCCTTGCCGTGATGGGAGATGAAACCTTTTCCTGAGCACTTAGCAACCAGCAGTGCCTTggggaggctgagcagcagctcatggGCACTCCCTGGCAGACtccaggcagctgagccctgcccGCCTCCAGCCTGCACTGACTGCTTTGTTTAACCATCCCTCTGGGAGCAAAGGAGAAAGTTCAGCCAGTTGTTAGGATGCTTATGGCTTCCCATAGGACACTTCCACAAAAATCGACAACTGCGCtagcaaatatttctgtgcatCTGCTCTGAGGGACAGGAATGTTGGAAGTTATTATCTTCAGCCAGAAACTTCAGGCCTGATGTGCTCCAAAGGCTTGTCCAGGCCATCCCAATCAATGGGAAGGGTCAGGCAGTGTCAACCTGCAAGGTTCATTGTGAACAGGGTTGcagaataattctgttttgaatGCCTCTGAGGATTTTAAAGATGGCAAAGCCTTTCTTTAACTGCAGGGGCTATTCAaatgcctggctctgctggcttCTGTAACTTCAGTGCCTGTGCAGCTGGTCTGTGTAATTTGCTTAGGGTATTGATAAATTTTATTAGtagcatcatttttttttctgatgggtGATAACACAAGCACCTGTATCATTTCATATTATATGATTTTATGGTCAGAAAAGTGCCACTGATGCATATGGTAATCAAAGTGCAAACACTGGCAGTGCTCTCACTGCAGAACCATGAAGTTAAAAGgtgttaaaataaaagatgaggGAGAAGTTCAACCATGACCTTGTAAGCAAAAGCTCCTCACCATGTGGCAAGGCTGCCCagcagctgtggggacagggtgACCTCCCACCAGCTTCCCAAAAGGGTTGAACTGTCCCATCTCCAGCTGGAAGGAGCTGTGACAGAACCTTTGAGTGGGAATGTGCTGTTCCCTCTAGGACACACTCAGAAGAGTTCAGAGCAGAACTGGTGGTACATCCTCTCCAGCCTGGTATTTCTCTTCATGGTGGCCACTGGCTGCTCCTGCAATCTCCTGAGCCTCTTAGTCTGCTCTTCCCAGATAAACCACTCCTCACCACTGTGGGCCTTTTTCTGCAGGCTCTTGAGTAGAATGGAGCCTGTTGCCTGACAACTTTTGAtggctttccttttccccatgCTTCAGCAGAACATCAAGGAGTTCCCCAAACAGCCTCCCCTCTTCTCTACCCCTTGCCCTCTCACTTCACTCCTCCATCTGGGCAGTGGTTAACTCCTGGATGGTTTGGCTGTGTGAGTTGACGGCCTTGTTGGATGACAAATTCTTAAACTCTTACTCATTATTCAGCCTTGCCAGAGAcaatttttataaaacattcTTCACAGTTTTACACTCCAGAGACTTTTCTCACTTGTGGCATAGTCCTGCCTTGGAGACTCTTTCCCATCTGCCCTTCCACACATTTTGAACCTGGAGCAGAAGAAACCTCCATCATTTCAAGAGTGGCCTCAGGTGCCCCAGACATACTGGGTTGTTTCTCCACTGCTTTGCATTTCACAGCAGTGAAGCCTTGGTGGTCATGTTATAATGAAAAGTAACTCCATGTCACAGCTGATAAATATAGTAATTGTAGAGACTGATTGGTAGTAATTTTGCTCACAGGTTTTCTAACTTTACTTGAAAAAAGCCTGGGTCACATTCACAGTAGTAACCAAATACACTGCTATGGGCCATGCCAGTGGAGATTAGATTTGTCATTACTGTATGATCCTGGTTCACTTTGTTTTCAAGTGATTTTTGAAGAGACACAACTCTGTACCATACCTCTGTTGTCAAGGACTTTTCAAGGATACTTTGCCAAGGACACAAAGCTCTTAAATAATCCCACAACATATCAAAACCTTTCTAAAACAGTGGTGGAACTTGAAGTTTCCAGAACTCACAAACTGATGGAAAGATATATTTGGGCATGAGAAGTGGGCAAGGAAAAACACAGACTAATTCATTTCTATTCTAATCCAAAAATTTCTTTAACTGGAGTCAGTAGCAGTCTTTCCATGTGTGGGGGAATCTGCTGAAGTCCAGTTAGGAAATGTCACTGTACTGCACTGCTACAGCCCATACAGTAATTGGGGGGCATGACCATGAACCAAAACACTTAAGGCACACTGCTCTTTGAGGAAGGGTAAGAAGAACCCAGCAGGTGACATACTGCAGGTATTCACCAGACTCACACCTCCTGAGGGTGTGCAGCTGGAATGGCACAGCTGCCACCATGCGAAGCAGCAAGAATTGTTTCCTGGCTTTGTAAAGTTGGGGACACACCAGAGTCATCTCTGTACCTAAAAATCCCACTTATTGTACCCTGTGAAGAATGGCAAATTTGTTTTTTGGTGCAGCTAATGCCATTTTACAGCAAGTTGTTGGTTTCCTGGGATTAATCTTACTTGTGCCTTGTGAATCACAGTGTGCCATGTGGTGCCTTGTTTACTTCTGCAGCCACTTTAACAGACCAGAGAAATACTCTGCTAATATTGTGCAGTTTCAGAGTAGTTAAAACTGCCTGAGAATTTACTGAGCAGAAACCAATCTGCTTTGATGAACTCTCCACTAGCACACATGGACTTTCTAAACTCATTTATTGCATGGTCCAAATATGGCACAGATTTGTTACATGACTGGGGGATAATACTTGACATTTGTTTACTTCTGTGAAAAAGGATTCTTCATCAACAAGAGATTGGGGGTCAGCTGGGGGCTCAGAGATGGTACTGCTGAACTGCTAAGTGCAGATGATGGGCTTGCAGCTGGAGGTCTGGCCATTAAAAAGGTGTGGACTTGCTACTACATTTTTAGTGTTCTGTGTCATCATATTGGATATTCAGAGGACTCTTAAATTTGGAAAGTGTGGCTCAAACCTGTCCCAGGTGACAATGCCCAGGACCATCTACCAATGCACACAATATCACTCACATCCATACTGCAAATGTGATCATGTTCACTGatccctgcagcactgccatTCATATGacagaggaggaggctgggagcaCATGGAGATGTAGAGCTGGAGAAAGAACTTTCAGTGATGGAGCATGAGCAGAGCTGTTGATATGCACTTCAGAGACAGTGCAGCCAACCACAGTGTGGTCTTTCCTGTCAGAGTATGATAAAGTATGAGAGCATACAGATATTCTAAATCAAAAATCCTATTCACTCCTTCACAGTGTGGACAGTTGGTAAGGGAGATGTAGAGTCTGTTCTTTAACCTTTGCCAAGCCACCTTCAAGGCTTTGACGTCTGTTTGCCACTGCCAGGAACCCCACAGCCTTGCCTGGCCTCTTTTTCTAGCAACAGCCTAAAAATCTTGTCCTTCTATGCTTCTATACTCCAAACCCAAGATTTCTTCTCTTTCGTATCTCCCCCAGGACAAGGAGGTCTTCAGCACAGGCCCAGCTACACGCATGAAGAAGAAGCCTGGAAaacagtttaaattaaaaactgtagTAGCCgtgccagctcctggagcaTGAGAGTGCCAAGATCCAGAACATGGCTGTTCACCAGCATTTGGCAGGGCTGTGACATCTTGTCACTGCTCTCCATGAGCACTGAGGCCCACACAGGTACACCAACCAGTTGGTTGGGGCAGGATGCAAAGCAGTGCAGGAAAGGAGTGGGAAGTCTGCCAAACTTTTCCCAAGGAGAGTCTCAGACTCATTTCTTCAAAATCAACTGCTCCATTGTGACATTACATCTCACTGCAAAGAGAATGAAGTCTCCAAAGCTATTTaccagtgacaccagtgtgTCACACAGGTTCAGTCTTCTATATTTGGGGACCCCAGTCTGTGCTGGTAATACAGAGTGTATACATGAACTctcaggaaagggaaaaaactaTCTGCTTCCAGTAAAGCATGGTCCTGACAAAGAAAGCTGTGAGAGTGCTTTTGGAGCTGAGTGCTGACTGTTGGGAAGTTGCCTagagctggaagggaaaaaaaaaaaatcacataaaaaaaggaagtctgtttttacatttaattcCTCCTGGGTCCAGAGAAGCAGGGTTTTATATCTTCATTACAAATAAGCCATACAGCAATTACCTAGTGGAATCCATCACCAGTTTCATCCCCTGATGGGAAGAACCTGCAAGTAAAGTATGGCCAGCTTGATACTTGAAGGTATTGCCATGGTAGACGTGGTAGttatgaaacagagaaagggCTTCTGTTAACAGTTCCAGAATCCTTTTGTCACCCTGCACATTACTGGTAGCTCAGTGCCATTCTGTTCCCTTCTTTCAGGCACAGGGATGGCCACACCTTTTATGTCAGAGTTTGCTGCAGGGCATCAGAGTTTCCTATCAGGAGATCATGCAGATGCATTCTACCAATGCTCCCTTCCCTGTCTGAaagttttttcctctgccagtCCTCCAAGCTCTCCCAGTGTTTCACCTTCTTCACAGAACACACACCTGTCCCACACTGCTGTAAGGAAACACCAAAGGTGTCTGCAGCTCTGACACAGGGGTGCTCACTGCACCTTCCTGCACAAGCTCCAGTTGGGTGCCTTGGCAGGGCCTTCTCCTGAGCTGGGCACTGTTTGGTATCAGGCTTGCTGATCACAGCATCTGTTGCCCATTGCCCTGGTATGATACTTGCTTatcaaaaatacatttgaataAAGAAGCCCAAGAGATAGTTATTGgagaaaccacaaaaaataacaaaaatgacattttcctcTTCAGGAGATGATTCAAGCTTCATGTCCAGCAGACATCAAACCTGTATTGCCTTCTGCTTTGCCCATTCccatattaggaaaaaattcttcaccatgaaggTAGTAAAATACTGGAATATTGGTTGCCAAGGAAGTTTTTTGATGCCTTGGAAGtattccaggccaggttggatgaggccttgtgcaAACTGGTCTGGTaggagatgtccctgtccatgcagggaggttggatcttgatgatcttttaagatctcttccaacccaaaccattctatgattaatcTCTGGTCAAAAATCCACTGCAGGTATGTTTCCAGATGAGAACCTGTATCTTCTGCCATTTACCAACTCCATGGAAAATTAAGTGGCTGGAACCAGTTATATAAGAAAGAGGAAACCTGAACTTTATGTGCGAGTACAAACTTAAACCAAGCAAACTGTTACTTGCATTTAtttgctctttaaaaacagCCTAGGaatacaaagaattttttctgaagataaaaatgATATTTGGTTTCCAGGTGTCCATAGAAATactggtttatttaaaaataaatataaaacctGACAAATAtcttaatttggttttgctAAACCAATGCTCTCTCATTATAAAAGAAGATGGGGGAAAGGGCTGAACTAGTTCCTCTTTATTTAATTCAATGTTGCAtatgaagcaaaaccaaaaattcaTAGGAAAAGTTTCCATGCCTACAAAAGCCTTAAGAATACATCACAAAGCTTAAGAATTACCCTGACATGAAAGAATTTTCATTACTAAAAAATGGCTGGATAAATTAAGAATTTGGGAATGTATGCATTCTGCCCTCACACTTAATGATATGTGGTGGCACTTCccttctgcagggctggcttCCAGTGGCATGGACCTAATAACCCAAAATGAGCTTCCCCCTGGGAGGCATCAGCACAGAGCACCCCAGGTCAGGCAGTGGGCTGGAGACTGGGTGTTAATTTAGGGctgggggaaagaggagaatTTGGATTTAATATTGCACAGTAACTTCACTGACTATAATCTACATTAGTATACTGTGCCTGGCTCATGAGGAGCGACTGCATTTTCCACTAACGATGATTTCCATAAAATTTTAATAGAGAAAattatccattaaaaaaaaaaatggtaaaaaccATTTGTAATACCCACGGTTAATTATGGTGCAAACAAAATTGCTGCTTCCCAGGTTTTCATCTCTCAGACTTGTATCCTCAAGGTTCATTTTTCCAAGTGGCATAATTCTCTGAGGATAAGGTCAGTGCACTCCCAGATCACATCCTGCCTGTCCCTCTGCAAACTCACAGGAcatgcagctgctcagcatccctgaGAGCTGGGCTTGCTGTTTATCTAAAAGAAATCTGCAGAGCATGAATACTACAATTaccaaagatttaaaaaaatacatctgtcCACattcaaagtaaaaataaaatggggaaATTTCAAAATTTCCTGAGGTGCTCTTTCTAATCAATTAAAATTTTGGCTTCATTTAAATTTAGGCATTTATTTTATAAGGCATTGCAAAATATAGACTAcattatgaaaaatataaaagctttcttttccagACAGGAATGCCAGAACACTTCTATTGTTTTTTCTCAAACATTTTTTAGCAAGTCTGACTTTATGAAGCTGGTAATCCTCAGTGGAGCTGTATTCTCTAGCAGAAAAgggagttggtttttttttttttggtagtagCAATCATGTAGTCTATAATTTCCACATTTACACATTCTGTAGTTCTACTTGAATCTTCCCAgctattttacaaaaaaattgcaagtATGTATGTCCTTTACCATAATTCCAGTGGAAGTGTCTACTCATGTTAGACCATCTAACTTGGGTCCAGTGTAGGCTGAATGGTTAAGCTCTATGTTTTTCATGTATTTGAGTACTTACACaagttctgaaataaaataagtactgttattgaagaaaaagaacaaatgaaatGACAGTCTACAAAATCATCACCTTTGCAGAGATATTGGAAAGGCAAAGTTCAGTCATGACTCACAAGTAAAGAACTGTCAGTGTGAATAAGTGATCAGGTGCCAGGTTTGAAATGAAATggggaaaagaatgaaattttcccggagaaaaaaaaattaaactgaactCATTATGAAAAGACAGAGTGAAACTCAAGTGGGTAAGTTGAAAATGGACTGTCTGAATTGATGGAGGATTGGTCCAATCAGTGGCCATCAGACACTGATCTGGCCACAGGATTTGGTCAGGAGCAACCCAAGCCCCATGCTATGGGAGGCTGTGCCAgtgaaaacttatttttcttacagtCCTCCCAAAGCTTTTGCTAGGGGCTGCTGTCAGAGGCAGGACACTCATTGCCTTTGCAGAAATCCAACCAAATCACAGAGATGCCAAATTCTATAAACAAAAGTATAGATACACACTCCTAACTCTATACCCAGAAGTCTGGGAATTCATGCTGAGCTATACCCAGCTGAGAATCCAGCTTGAATTATTCAGCTTGAAAAAGCTGGCTACAGAAATCAGGAAATTTAAAGCTCAGTGTATTGCAACAGAGATTTTTGGGCATCTTCCTCAAAAAGATACCATGTTAGATATTACTTCTTAATATGCATTTTTGTTAATAATCTGTTAAATCTAAACTATAAAACATGCTGTGCAACATGACTGAACGAATATTACtgtgagaaatattttccccttgTTTGAGTAATTTAAATTTGTAAGCTAATGTAAGTTTTTGTATTAAATAATGTACTGTgtgcaattttctttcttgtaaagCACTTTGAAGCTTTCAAAGGGCACTCTAGGTTAATAAATAATATGGTATTCTTTGCCAGAACTGTAGGGCATTTCCCATAAGTTCTGAACCTTCTTTGCCAGAATTTCAACATGTTGCATGCCAAATCCTGCACACAAATGTTCCACATGTGGCAAATACACACTGGCAAAGACCAGAGGCATGGCATTCCTGGATTTCTTAGAGAGAGTGGGaggcaaagtaaaaaaaaaaaagagtgtcTACGCAtccctccagaaaaaaaaaattaaaaagacaaaaaaacaaccctccaCACCCAAAGCAACCCCTGACCCacacttcattattttcaaagaCTGAGTTGTTTGCTGCGTGCAGCGCAATCTCACGGGTACCCAGAGTTGGGTTTCTTGTTTTCCATGAATTAAAGAAATCAGACCTCCATTTCTGAGGCAGCTGTATGCTCTTCAAGCCCAGATGTCAGGAAGGGTGAAAACATCTCCAGTCCTCCCTTCTCCAAGCACATGCTAATGTAAACAGAGGGGCCAAAGCTTGGAGAAACATGGTGAGGATTACCACTATTTAAAAGGCTATGAAAATGAATTCTCCAGGCAAAGTCATGAATGCATTTCACATGCCCTAGGCTACTGGGAATAAACCCAGGCCAGGATTCATAAAGAGCAAACTCTTGCCTTTTTGGAGCCTCCCCCACGGACATCTAGGCTCCTATTTCTGTAGCTTGGAGGAGTGTAAAGCAGTAAGACCCAGAAATTAAGTCAGTGCATTTGGCTGCATATCACATAGGTTAGATTACTGAAGCATAGCAGGAGTTTAAAATGTCTTTGGATATAATTTTCTTGATTAAATCTCTTTATGTATTAAGCACAAACAAGTAATTTCAGCATTCCTCACTAGTTTGGACTGAACCTCTACAGTAATTCAAAAATTTTACATCTTCACTAAATGTTAAGAAAATGGTGACAAAAATTCTTAATCATCCATCAACAATGAACTAGTTTAAAAGGTACTAAAAACTACTTAAACCCAATCAGGCCTTAAGTACCCTAACTTGtgacacatttaaaaaacaaactgaagttAAAACTGAACTCCACATTCTGCAACACTAAATGAACGTTTTGATACCTGGTTTCTTTTGAGATGGCAAGAAATTACTGTAAAACCTTTGCTGCTCCCAGAATTACCTTGCTTAGAGAAAAATATCCTATGGGTTACCATTTGTTGCCATGCTTTACAAAGGTAAGGCCTATAGTCTGTATCAGTTCCATGTGgaagttttaaaggaaaaaggctTTCTGTGGAGTTTGTAGATTTCTGCATAAGTGTCTGTGTTGTTGCAAAGAGGACCAAGTGATGCTCTCTCACAAGCTTTTCAAGAAAGACTGCACATTTCTTCAGGTTCCTCTCCTGCAAATTAAGACTCTCCCCTCCATTGCTTCTGTCTATCCAATAAAAGGCTGATAGGCTGTCTACAATcaaaaggcagagggaggggtGAGTGCAAAACATGTTTTCTAAAGAGTAGAGAGTGAGGAGTAAGTGGGTGCTACTATTGCAGTTCACAAGAAAAAGCCTTCCTAGGCACTGCTTTATCATCTCTTCTGTCCTTTGTGCCAGCCTGCTCTCCAGGATGGTGACCAGACGGAGCATATCAAAGTGGCAGTCAGTGTCAATGAACATGGCTTCTGCTTCCAGTCCTCCTCCTGATTTTGGAATGATGCACCGGGCTATTAAGTGAtaaagcatttctgtttttcctgttccttctgGCCCATGGAATTCAATGACATCTCCTGTTCAAGAACAAAGCAGCAAGCTGTCAGGTAAGAGCATTTATAGCTCAGAGTCAGCCTTTAGTGTTTACTGAACAGATACTCACAATGCAAGTAattggaaatttaaaaaaaatagttcaaatCCTGGTTAGCACTGACCAAGagaaatttcaattttcaagaAAGGCTCTGAAGTGAAGAAAACCAACTGGGAACAAAGGTTGTTAAAATGTTTCTAAAGGCATCTAAGACACCAATATCAATGAAAACTTGGCAACTGGATTTCATCTTTCATTACAGTTAGATGAAGGCTGAAAAGAAAGCTGCTACACCAAAGTGGTTAAGAAGCCATCTAGTTACACTATGTGcacaaaattaagaaataaattagaaagTAGAagacaagcaaaataaaaaaaatgttgaccCATTAGAGGTCTAAATTACCTTGGCACCTCTACTTTTATAGCACAGCCCATCCTTCAGCCTTTCATGTCTGCTATTTGCTTGTTCAATACCTGCACATCACTAGTGATGTGGCCAGGGAAGAGCACACCAGTACATTTATTTAGCACTTATATTCTTCTCTGGTGATCATAGCATGACACTGCTTCTTTTGATAAGAGGGACTCCCAGATTCTTTCAACACCAGGCAATTGCTCTACtaagaaagcatttctgttcCTAAATGGACTCGGCCTAATTGCCTGATCCAAGTGGGtcaataaaatacataaatttaaaatgctaaattaaaaaagcattacaCTTTACTAGCAAACCAGTTCTTTTGTTGGATGTGAATGCAAGGTACTCCACAGTCTTTTCCAAAGTCATTTTATGTCTTGTATCAGAACAAGACTCTCAAGAAAGTTAATGAATTAGTTGCTCTTTATACATTTCTAAGTTAGGAAACTGGATCATTTATTTATGACAGTTTGGATTTTAGGCAGAAGAGTAACATGCAGTAAGAAGAATCACCCAACTGTAACTGCAGGAAGGTGAGATTTCTATGGCCTTAGCAAGTGCAAATGGTGTAACAGTTTTTCAGAGTGGGAAAACAAGAATAGATAATTAATTGCAACTTTACTTTTTTGTAAACTTGCTTGTGCTTGCTgaattaaaaggtttttttcaagcTATTACTTACCTTCCAGAGGATGTCCTTTCTTCATAAATTTCTACAATGTCAAAATGCAGCATGGGATGAGGGGCATGGTGGTGGGGAGGAAATGAAGCTCTTGCTACACCCATTGCAAGTGCTGAAGGCAATTTATACCTGAAGTGACCATTCTGTCCATTTCAGAGACACTCGGACTTCCCACTTATCCATAACAAAATTCCTTGCTCTTTCACAActgcaatttcattttcctgaagttctgatactttaaaatttattaaagaGCTTGACTGCCTCCCCAGCCCTTACTTCACTGGGTTAAGaattggctggagggccgggcccagagtggtgctgaatggggctgcttccagttggcagccggtcatcagcggtgtcccccagggatcagtactgggcccagtcctgttcaatatcttcattgatgccttggatgaggggattgagtccatcatcagcaagtttgctgatgacaccaagctggggagaagtgttgatcagctggaaggcaggaggattctgcagagggacctggacagactggagagatgggctgactccaatgggatgagcttcaacaaggccaagtgctgggtcctgcactttagccacaacaaccccatggggagctccaggctgggcacagagtggttggagagcagccaggcagaaaggacctgggagtctggattgacaggaagctgaacaggagccagcagtgtgcccaggtagccaagaaggccaatggcatcctggcctgtatcaggaacagcgtggccagcaggtccagggaagggattctgcccctgtgctcagccctggtaaggccacaccttgagtactgtgtccagttctgggcccctcagttcaagaaggatattgaggtcctcgaacaggtccaaaggagggcaaccaagctggtgaagggactcgaacacagatcctatgaggagaggctgagggagctggggctgttcagcctggagaagaggaggctcaggggagacctcatcactctctacaactccttgaaaggaggttggagccaggcgggggttggtctcttttcccaggcaactctcagtaagacaagagggcatggtcttaaattgtgccgggggaagttcagattggatattagaaagaattttttcatggaaagggtgatcagacattggaacgggctgcctggggaggtggtggactcttcgtccctggacacatttaaaaagcgactcgatatggcactcagtgccatgggctggtgactgtggcggtagttgtaCAAGggctggactcgatgatctctgaggtcccttccaacccagcctattctatgattctatgattctctctTCTGAATGGCTCTCCCCAGTTTTCAGATGGAAGACAACCACACTTCCCaatcttcatttttctcctcctgttcaTAGGTCACAATATCCACCTCTGCCacttgcagctgctctgctgtcacaCAGAGACTGAGCCAGTGACATCACTATAATATAATAGTGATGTATAGTATAAGATAATATACCAGCTTGGAAAAACTCTCTCAAAATGTGCTGGGTAGGTCATTCCTTTATATTTTGtctactgaaatattttagaacAATTGTGTAAAACACCTCTTGTTAAGAAACAAAAGTGTATCTTTGGCACAAAGCCTCCTCTGCTACTCTGGCTGGTGTTTCTGAATCCAAACCAACACCTGAACTGGGCCAGTATGCAATACAGTTTGCTTCTCCTGCCTTTACAGTAAAATATGACTTGCTTAAGAAAAGCATCAACTCTAAACAGCCactcagaagcagcagtgggCAAATCTGAGTTATTGTTTGATAGTGATTCAAAGAAGTTAATCTGTAAAACAATTTCTTGGCTTCATTCATTTGAAGATGTTGCAGTAGGATGTCTGTGTTAAGAGTAACACTAGATGAGCTTTCATTGGTAGAGCTAACTGATTTATTTACTTATATAAAAGTTCTAAGTTGAATGACAAATCATTCTTGGGAATTTTTGTGCTTGTGGTTTATAAATTTGAACAGCAAGACAGTTGAGCACCCTCCAAAACTTTTTCAACATTGCTGAACAAGATACACATCCAGGCTGTAGTTTgaccaaaatatttcatttactttGAAAAGAGTAAGAGCTTGGACTGCAAGAAAACCTCAAGAGAGATGGGGATTTCTGTGCCTTCATGATTATCAAAGAGGCTGCCCACAAGCAGAAtggcagcaaaacaaaagccattTATAGCAACATCTATAAATGTAAGGTTTCATTAAATTAGCAACCAGCCTGCTACAGTAAGATAAGAGGGGAAACTCATCCTTCTGGATCAGAGAGGCCAGAGTGTGACACAGCAGAGGAGAAGTGTGGTCAGCAATGTCTGCAAGAAGCCTTTGACACCACCAAAATAGGTCATGGAAGAAAGCCAGTGATCAGTAGCAGCATCATGCATTAATGtcaaaatcacttttaaaagaGGATTAGTAAAAAGATACTGTCACAGGATGAAAACAGTCtgagaggcagagcagaaacaGACTTCAACATGGCAAATTTTCCTGTTAGAATAGGTGTTGCCCAATGTTAAACATATCAGCAGATGAATGTTCCATTAGCTTGGCAAAATGTGTAGAAAACAAACTAATGGGGTTAATACAAACTTAAGATTATGACAATTTGACAGATTGAGAAGGATGAGCAGAATGATTTCATATGAAATTCAGCACTGACATTCAAGAAGCACATTTTAAGGAGTCACCCAACACACTGTTTGGCTCACTATGGGCAAACTTGGAGAGTAACATAGTCCACTGCTATGCAACACACACAGGATAAATATTGAAGTTTCTGCAATGTGATTTAGTTTATGTAACACTAATACATTTTTACACGAACATTGTGCTCAGTCCTGATCATCAATTCAGTGTTATCTTTTGAATGAGAAGAGCCTCAAGCTTTGTCTGGACTCATTACACTAGCAGATGTTGCTTAAACTATTTTCTGAGGCTGCAGTTTCAAACAGGCTATTAGAATACTCAACAATAACTCTGCAGGTTTCACATCATC
Coding sequences within:
- the XRCC2 gene encoding DNA repair protein XRCC2, translated to MGDAFRRAESGTQLLARLEGRSSLKNLEPYLFAEEGSPVHGDVIEFHGPEGTGKTEMLYHLIARCIIPKSGGGLEAEAMFIDTDCHFDMLRLVTILESRLAQRTEEMIKQCLGRLFLVNCNSSTHLLLTLYSLENMFCTHPSLCLLIVDSLSAFYWIDRSNGGESLNLQERNLKKCAVFLEKLVREHHLVLFATTQTLMQKSTNSTESLFPLKLPHGTDTDYRPYLCKAWQQMVTHRIFFSKQGNSGSSKGFTVISCHLKRNQVSKRSFSVAECGVQF